One part of the Rhodococcus oxybenzonivorans genome encodes these proteins:
- a CDS encoding ATP-binding domain-containing protein yields MVDFDESQRRVLDAPPQARRIVVAGPGAGKTALSVALIGEIDATAGAAEDRQILFLSFSRAAVKAAFNAFGSIDGDYRATISAMTLDSLAWQLTETDPCTDAVVPVDFDRVVREATSQLERRYEGEFDGVIHVIVDEAQDLALARRALLCAVIDRLPEDAGVTIFGDPLQSIYEFLDGIANHTRKSAWDNLLDDLRARSITTILTLDGGYRARRRGPRKVAAVGSRLRRATADDQVDLLDDLVSDLTHFHLTEFAGKVQDWAGSTAVLVRTNAEVALVFDYLSRSGVRCRWRESGRNRPFVAPWVAQLWSALGGAPVSQENFRDFAESVDGVDRGWFRFLHHSAGSGKTIDWRAIARTCARAEDTSDPWFEDFGNAIQVLTIHQAKGLEFDNVAVVGARSILRPPADREPEAELLFVALSRARDKVVVINWEPPYTKHAAGSGRLYVPHPAHDIPAKIFVTPDDLRLDVQIGTAAGQAALAEHAHCTDLEFELLSSGGAEWPSYRCRVDEEVAGATTPQFGMLVARALRMQGQSGRWPSLGSVPLDGVESTWSQGVDVRFWLRPRPFGFSDVCRER; encoded by the coding sequence ATGGTTGATTTCGACGAATCGCAACGCCGAGTCCTTGACGCACCTCCCCAAGCACGCAGGATCGTGGTTGCTGGGCCCGGTGCCGGCAAGACCGCCTTAAGCGTGGCACTGATTGGTGAAATCGATGCGACGGCCGGGGCTGCCGAGGACCGACAAATACTCTTCCTGTCATTCTCGCGGGCTGCGGTCAAGGCTGCCTTCAACGCTTTCGGCAGTATTGATGGCGACTATCGCGCCACTATCTCGGCGATGACACTCGACTCACTCGCTTGGCAATTGACAGAGACCGATCCATGCACAGATGCCGTCGTGCCAGTCGATTTCGACAGGGTGGTCCGCGAGGCGACCTCACAATTGGAGAGGAGGTACGAGGGGGAATTCGACGGTGTCATCCATGTGATTGTCGACGAGGCACAGGACCTCGCTCTGGCCAGACGTGCACTTCTCTGCGCTGTCATCGACCGGCTTCCTGAAGACGCTGGCGTGACGATCTTCGGAGACCCCCTGCAGTCCATCTACGAATTCCTGGACGGTATCGCGAATCATACCCGCAAGTCGGCATGGGATAATCTCCTCGACGACCTCAGGGCGCGCTCCATCACGACAATCCTGACATTGGATGGAGGATATCGAGCACGGCGGCGAGGTCCTCGTAAGGTCGCGGCAGTAGGAAGCAGGCTTCGCCGTGCGACCGCAGACGACCAAGTCGACCTGCTCGACGATTTGGTTTCAGACCTAACCCATTTCCATCTCACTGAGTTCGCAGGAAAGGTACAGGATTGGGCAGGGAGCACCGCCGTATTGGTGCGGACAAACGCCGAGGTGGCTCTCGTGTTCGACTACCTGAGCAGATCCGGCGTTCGGTGCAGGTGGCGCGAATCCGGTAGGAACCGCCCATTTGTTGCGCCATGGGTCGCGCAATTGTGGTCGGCGCTTGGCGGAGCCCCAGTGTCACAAGAGAATTTTCGCGACTTCGCTGAGTCTGTGGATGGCGTCGATAGAGGTTGGTTCAGATTTTTGCATCATTCGGCTGGCTCAGGTAAGACCATCGACTGGCGGGCAATTGCACGAACATGCGCGAGAGCGGAGGACACTTCCGACCCGTGGTTTGAAGATTTCGGCAACGCCATCCAGGTATTAACGATTCATCAAGCCAAGGGGCTGGAGTTCGACAACGTGGCGGTTGTGGGTGCGAGATCGATATTGAGGCCGCCAGCCGACCGAGAGCCTGAAGCCGAGCTTTTGTTTGTGGCCCTATCCCGGGCGCGCGATAAGGTCGTCGTGATCAATTGGGAGCCGCCGTACACAAAGCATGCAGCGGGAAGTGGGCGACTTTATGTACCACATCCCGCTCACGACATCCCGGCGAAAATCTTTGTAACGCCTGACGATCTTCGATTGGACGTTCAAATCGGCACGGCCGCGGGCCAAGCCGCGCTTGCGGAGCATGCGCACTGCACTGACCTCGAGTTCGAGCTCCTCTCGTCCGGAGGCGCGGAGTGGCCGAGCTACCGATGCCGTGTCGACGAGGAAGTCGCGGGCGCTACGACTCCGCAGTTCGGCATGCTAGTTGCGAGAGCGCTTCGCATGCAAGGACAGT
- a CDS encoding DEAD/DEAH box helicase, with translation MVKQGWAIPDPTLVGQVNDYHAKCVEVYKRDSNRVLEDAGKERGIAEGGYGRKQIQELVQNAADALRGSPGRVQVVLTDHALYVANQGQPFVASGVRALLYTHLSNKIGGEIGRFGLGFKSISGISDAPQIFSHSICFEFSRFATASELSTELGEHFDPADVAALRLAWVLDPRAEFHSDPVLSDLAGWAVTIIKVPLKPGFASQLSGEISEFDESFNLFAPHVKQLDLRDEFKGESRRITASKKGNRVVLSTEEGEREWLVFAREHKPSDTALASAGHAARRDSVTVSWAVPATGKAGVGQLCAFFPVKSDVTLSGRINAPWKLSDDRINVIECEFNFEILTEVVPHLVVDARKELVADGAYGRYIDILPARGREERSWADAVLNEPVYTRLRDSRCIPDLDGQLRSPNSVRRIPSETIGEWAEEWREVAALRETWVHPDCTTSPERRSKVERLMIDNPRPTARVLDWLEAVVAEPSPTQSAAAIEIAAGVAALGGNAQMDVRDSRIVLLETGQLQRPVQGQCFIRTAASQGGSVFVDPRVIDRPSTLQALESLGITSFEDAGEMLQLLSDLADAGTADWDALWSSMRGSGQAAVRDGFEQILRGKASQIVRVRDGRGEWVLPENHYVAGDRLKQIKEDALYLIDGTYHAADGEILNLLGVRSRPTRDASREPEKWFRQYWKTLVTSVGDRMTLGIQTREKLRIESPGPLLGPLQCLPELGATNRVALTVAVIESIDDPRVRVTHPSQDRAARFITPELWWVRKHGMLPTALGPVAVGEAFDPSIETQDIDGLLPVATGVDISEEMARVLELRTDVSSLDTAAFAKLARTHVDRNDSVQVGRTYAWWCHVHPNSAPDKVWVKTRGSWIEAAPSEVAVALSPEAHRGLDEFGIKCILVDAPEDSYNLREFWDCLEGKDLPLTYSYETSAEPECIVDVFDIFDELDMEDDPDELILQKCLSISKVAAVPGRPEMRIECAYARDGDTILVTGGHDREMLKQSLTCLELDNSDEQVDAFLEAIRRKRDSKLMRQIRKASDDAERLLSFAGEQRLESLIPRDALQYLAGSSAMPPKGIELARLCITMLGVRALERVCKVDPHGLPATPPSSWQGSFQTRRWVRDLGFSDEWAGQKGRKRNKPTEYVDGPTKLKPLHDYQEAVAKRLHSLLTGEGPRRGIISLPTGAGKTRVAVQSIIETIEGGHLDGDEGLFTGPILWLADGEELCEQAIDAWSFLWRAVGRQDTQLVLSRFWSNYEIQEEVGGVQVVIATWQKIARNAISNPDFVWLTQSPLVVIDEAHGALTQSYTLILEWAGRSSRERDKPLLGLTATPFRGRRDSAETERLLRRFDNNVLDEGVFGDESPQVRLQRDRVLARARLEVLNGVSIELSADELEEFRSKYWMPRNAERRLGRIEERTRTIVDSIMSKPADWPIVVFATSVENAQTVATLLTLAGRPAASIDQDTSPEDRRTAIDRFKSGELRVLTNYAVLSQGFDAPLTRAVYITRPTTSEVRYQQMIGRGLRGPRNGGSEEVLIVNVLDNVVEFGDSIAFDSLKEIIDEEIGL, from the coding sequence GTGGTCAAGCAGGGGTGGGCAATCCCGGATCCGACACTTGTCGGTCAAGTAAACGACTACCACGCGAAATGCGTCGAGGTGTATAAGCGGGATTCTAATCGGGTTCTGGAAGACGCTGGCAAGGAGCGCGGAATCGCGGAGGGCGGCTACGGACGGAAGCAAATACAAGAGCTTGTGCAGAATGCCGCCGATGCACTGCGCGGCTCGCCCGGTCGGGTCCAAGTCGTCCTCACTGACCATGCGTTATACGTCGCAAACCAGGGACAGCCGTTCGTCGCGTCGGGGGTGCGCGCGCTCCTCTACACTCATCTGTCGAATAAAATCGGTGGTGAAATCGGCCGCTTTGGGCTCGGCTTCAAATCCATTAGCGGAATCTCCGACGCTCCTCAAATTTTCAGTCATTCGATTTGCTTCGAATTTAGCCGATTCGCCACAGCGAGTGAGCTGTCGACAGAACTGGGTGAGCACTTCGATCCTGCCGATGTCGCCGCACTCCGTCTCGCTTGGGTCCTCGACCCACGCGCCGAGTTCCACTCGGACCCGGTCCTGTCAGATTTGGCCGGGTGGGCTGTCACTATTATCAAAGTGCCGCTGAAACCGGGATTTGCGAGCCAACTCTCAGGAGAAATCTCAGAGTTCGACGAGTCATTTAATCTATTCGCTCCGCATGTAAAACAGCTCGACCTTCGAGACGAATTCAAAGGAGAGAGTCGCAGAATCACAGCCTCCAAGAAGGGGAACAGGGTTGTACTGTCGACAGAGGAGGGTGAACGGGAGTGGTTGGTATTCGCGAGAGAACACAAACCGTCGGACACCGCGCTCGCGTCAGCTGGGCATGCGGCGCGTCGCGATTCTGTTACCGTCAGCTGGGCGGTGCCCGCGACAGGCAAGGCCGGTGTTGGTCAATTGTGCGCGTTCTTCCCGGTCAAGTCCGACGTGACACTTAGCGGTCGCATTAACGCCCCTTGGAAGCTCTCTGATGACAGAATTAACGTTATTGAGTGCGAGTTCAACTTTGAAATTCTGACGGAAGTGGTTCCTCACCTCGTCGTCGACGCGCGGAAGGAACTTGTCGCCGACGGCGCCTACGGCCGGTACATAGATATTCTTCCCGCACGTGGACGCGAGGAACGTAGCTGGGCGGACGCGGTCTTAAACGAGCCTGTCTACACCCGACTTCGGGATTCTCGTTGCATTCCAGACCTCGATGGTCAACTTCGCTCCCCTAACTCCGTCCGCAGAATTCCCAGCGAAACGATTGGTGAATGGGCTGAAGAGTGGAGAGAGGTCGCGGCACTCCGTGAAACCTGGGTCCACCCTGACTGCACGACGAGCCCCGAGCGGCGTTCCAAGGTCGAACGACTAATGATTGACAACCCACGCCCCACCGCGCGGGTGCTCGATTGGCTGGAAGCAGTTGTTGCTGAGCCAAGCCCGACTCAGTCCGCTGCCGCCATAGAGATAGCGGCCGGTGTCGCCGCACTTGGCGGCAATGCCCAGATGGACGTGAGAGACTCGCGAATCGTTCTTCTTGAGACCGGCCAGCTTCAACGCCCCGTGCAGGGCCAGTGCTTCATTCGGACAGCGGCGTCCCAAGGCGGGTCTGTCTTCGTGGATCCGCGGGTGATCGACCGTCCATCGACTCTTCAGGCATTGGAGTCTCTCGGAATTACCTCCTTCGAAGATGCCGGAGAGATGCTGCAACTCCTCTCTGACCTCGCGGATGCAGGCACAGCAGACTGGGATGCGCTTTGGAGCTCGATGCGAGGGTCCGGCCAAGCTGCGGTCCGCGATGGCTTCGAACAGATCCTGCGGGGAAAAGCATCCCAAATAGTCCGTGTCAGAGACGGTAGGGGCGAATGGGTCCTCCCCGAGAACCATTACGTTGCTGGCGATCGCCTCAAGCAGATCAAGGAGGATGCCCTTTACCTCATCGACGGCACCTACCACGCTGCAGACGGCGAGATTCTCAACTTGCTCGGAGTCAGGAGTCGTCCGACGAGGGACGCCAGTCGCGAGCCTGAGAAGTGGTTCCGCCAGTACTGGAAGACATTGGTCACGTCTGTCGGTGACCGTATGACCCTCGGGATTCAAACGCGCGAGAAGCTCCGTATCGAGTCCCCCGGGCCCCTGTTGGGACCGCTTCAGTGCCTTCCAGAGCTCGGCGCGACGAATAGAGTTGCTCTCACCGTCGCAGTGATCGAAAGTATCGATGATCCGCGCGTCCGAGTCACCCACCCTAGCCAAGACCGAGCCGCTCGCTTCATTACCCCAGAGTTGTGGTGGGTAAGGAAACACGGGATGCTCCCGACCGCGCTTGGGCCGGTGGCCGTCGGTGAGGCTTTCGATCCGTCCATCGAAACGCAAGACATCGATGGATTGCTTCCTGTTGCCACTGGCGTTGATATCAGTGAAGAGATGGCGCGGGTCCTCGAGCTTCGAACCGATGTCAGCAGCCTCGACACCGCAGCGTTCGCAAAACTAGCTCGCACGCATGTAGACCGTAATGATTCCGTCCAGGTCGGTCGTACTTACGCTTGGTGGTGTCACGTTCATCCCAACTCAGCGCCCGACAAGGTGTGGGTCAAGACAAGGGGTAGCTGGATAGAAGCCGCACCGTCGGAAGTAGCAGTGGCGTTGTCTCCGGAGGCTCATCGCGGGTTGGACGAGTTCGGGATCAAGTGCATACTGGTCGACGCGCCGGAAGACTCATATAACTTGCGGGAGTTTTGGGATTGCTTGGAAGGCAAAGATCTCCCACTGACGTATTCGTACGAGACGAGCGCCGAGCCCGAGTGCATCGTTGATGTTTTCGATATCTTCGATGAGCTCGACATGGAAGACGATCCTGACGAGCTTATACTGCAGAAGTGCTTGTCCATCAGTAAGGTCGCCGCAGTGCCCGGACGTCCTGAAATGCGGATCGAATGCGCATATGCCAGGGATGGAGACACGATACTTGTCACCGGGGGGCACGATCGAGAGATGCTTAAGCAGTCACTTACATGCCTGGAGCTCGATAACTCCGACGAACAGGTCGACGCTTTCCTGGAAGCGATCCGAAGAAAACGTGACTCCAAACTTATGCGTCAAATAAGGAAGGCATCTGACGACGCCGAACGCCTCCTTTCCTTCGCTGGCGAGCAACGACTCGAATCGCTAATCCCACGAGACGCACTGCAATATCTCGCAGGTTCATCCGCGATGCCTCCCAAGGGAATTGAGCTTGCGCGGCTATGTATAACGATGCTCGGAGTCAGGGCACTTGAGCGAGTCTGCAAGGTCGATCCTCATGGTCTACCAGCTACTCCGCCGTCCAGTTGGCAGGGTTCTTTTCAGACTCGCAGATGGGTACGCGACCTAGGCTTCAGCGATGAGTGGGCTGGCCAGAAGGGGCGCAAACGGAACAAGCCAACAGAGTATGTCGACGGACCCACCAAGCTGAAGCCCCTGCACGATTATCAGGAAGCGGTCGCTAAGCGGTTGCACAGTCTGCTTACTGGTGAGGGTCCGCGCCGCGGCATCATTTCGTTGCCAACCGGGGCGGGCAAGACTCGAGTCGCTGTTCAGTCCATCATCGAAACGATCGAAGGGGGACATCTAGACGGTGACGAGGGGCTTTTCACTGGACCGATACTTTGGCTTGCGGACGGTGAGGAGCTGTGCGAGCAGGCGATCGATGCGTGGTCTTTTTTGTGGCGCGCTGTCGGCAGGCAAGATACGCAACTTGTCCTCAGTCGGTTCTGGTCGAATTACGAGATTCAGGAGGAAGTTGGAGGCGTCCAGGTCGTCATCGCAACTTGGCAGAAGATTGCGAGAAACGCGATTAGCAATCCCGATTTCGTCTGGCTAACGCAGAGTCCACTCGTGGTTATCGACGAGGCTCACGGAGCCCTAACACAGTCATACACGCTCATTTTGGAGTGGGCCGGACGGAGTAGCCGAGAACGTGACAAGCCACTACTCGGACTCACCGCGACTCCTTTCCGTGGGCGCAGAGACAGCGCTGAAACCGAACGACTTCTTCGCCGATTCGACAACAATGTGCTTGACGAGGGGGTGTTCGGTGATGAATCCCCACAGGTCCGTCTGCAACGAGACCGAGTTCTCGCTCGGGCACGGCTTGAGGTGCTTAACGGCGTCTCTATCGAGTTGTCTGCGGACGAGCTTGAAGAGTTCCGCAGCAAGTACTGGATGCCGAGGAACGCCGAAAGGAGGCTCGGGCGAATTGAAGAGCGCACGAGGACGATCGTCGATTCGATAATGAGCAAGCCCGCCGATTGGCCTATCGTCGTTTTCGCAACCTCAGTTGAGAACGCACAGACTGTCGCGACACTTCTCACATTGGCGGGGCGGCCAGCCGCATCTATTGATCAAGACACAAGCCCAGAGGACCGTCGAACGGCGATCGACCGATTCAAGTCAGGCGAGCTTCGGGTCCTTACCAACTACGCAGTGCTGTCGCAGGGGTTCGACGCGCCACTGACGAGGGCTGTCTATATCACTCGACCAACTACAAGCGAGGTCCGCTACCAGCAGATGATCGGTCGAGGACTGCGGGGGCCCAGGAATGGCGGCAGCGAAGAAGTCCTGATCGTCAATGTCCTCGACAATGTCGTCGAGTTCGGCGACAGCATCGCGTTCGACAGCCTGAAGGAGATCATCGACGAGGAGATCGGTCTTTGA
- a CDS encoding DNA cytosine methyltransferase translates to MASSKRRNAHASRYRIVDLFAGPGGLDVAAHWLGIPVHGIEWDDDAFETRNEAGLTTEHGDVRSFGPADFSDANVLAGGPPCQTYTVAGAGSGRRALNEVLAFVKQMAIGVDVTSAIAALEDERTGLVLQPLRWVIESHELGIPYDAVILEQVPAVLPVWEAMGEVLEGLGYKTVCGVLRAEQYGVPQTRRRAILVANRKFAPALPLPTHRPYRKGETITAGVPGLPRWTNMQDALNVVPQGLVRGEFEVVSNYGSGGDPRNRGRRLSHEPSATVTGKISRNRIVGSNGAELPRFTNAEAGLLQTFPHDFPWRGNAISQQIGNAIPPRLGAHVLAAALRLDLNPEFFDEVVRKEWSQSKHGALSGSYAN, encoded by the coding sequence ATGGCCTCTAGCAAGCGACGGAACGCGCACGCGTCCCGATACCGAATCGTCGATCTGTTCGCAGGGCCAGGGGGGCTCGACGTCGCTGCCCATTGGTTGGGTATACCGGTACACGGGATCGAGTGGGATGACGATGCCTTCGAGACGCGCAATGAGGCCGGCCTCACCACGGAACATGGGGATGTGCGCAGCTTCGGCCCCGCTGATTTTTCCGATGCTAATGTGCTAGCTGGCGGGCCGCCCTGCCAGACATACACCGTCGCGGGCGCAGGCAGTGGCCGACGAGCGCTCAACGAGGTGTTGGCTTTCGTCAAACAGATGGCAATTGGCGTCGACGTGACATCCGCGATCGCGGCCCTTGAGGACGAGCGAACCGGCTTAGTATTACAACCCTTGCGCTGGGTTATCGAGTCTCATGAACTAGGTATTCCCTACGACGCTGTGATTCTCGAACAGGTTCCAGCCGTTCTACCAGTATGGGAAGCGATGGGCGAGGTTCTGGAGGGGCTGGGGTATAAGACCGTGTGCGGCGTCCTTCGTGCCGAACAATACGGCGTTCCGCAGACTCGCCGACGGGCGATTCTCGTGGCCAACCGCAAGTTCGCTCCGGCTCTTCCCTTGCCAACCCACCGACCGTACCGCAAGGGGGAGACGATTACGGCAGGAGTGCCTGGACTTCCGCGGTGGACGAACATGCAGGACGCCCTTAACGTCGTCCCCCAAGGGCTGGTGCGCGGAGAATTTGAAGTCGTTTCGAACTACGGCTCTGGTGGCGACCCGCGGAATCGCGGACGGCGACTGTCCCACGAACCTTCCGCCACCGTCACGGGAAAGATCTCTCGTAACCGAATTGTGGGCTCCAACGGTGCCGAACTTCCACGCTTTACCAACGCCGAGGCGGGCCTACTTCAGACGTTTCCTCATGACTTCCCATGGAGGGGCAACGCCATCTCGCAACAGATAGGCAATGCGATTCCACCACGTTTAGGCGCCCACGTTCTGGCTGCGGCACTTCGATTGGACTTGAACCCAGAGTTCTTCGATGAAGTGGTCCGGAAGGAATGGTCACAGTCGAAGCACGGGGCCCTGAGCGGATCATATGCCAACTAA
- a CDS encoding DNA cytosine methyltransferase, translating to MSNALAPGIARRRDAGRRLTSLEICAGVGGLALGLEMAGFDPVLLIEELPIACETLRKNRPSWDVREMDIRDFDPTDAPQVFGVDLLSAGLPRLKATAANARARGAESEVDLMRTTLRLTSEVRPRCVLIDNVPDLVSSKTYFPLRDYIRHGLEDMGYRCNFLILNAADFNLAQDRKHGFVVGLDSVAANRFLPPLPASNPRTTVGEVLAESMRSSGWPDADSWAHQARILAPTIVGGSWERGGADLGPTGTKRAWARIGVDGGTVSDAVPRSDFAWMPRKGRQGMVRLTVEQTAILQGFPDDWHVAGRKTARYRQIANAVPPPLAYALGLSISSSMRF from the coding sequence ATGAGTAATGCGTTAGCTCCAGGTATCGCGCGTCGCCGCGACGCGGGCCGACGGCTCACTTCCCTTGAGATTTGTGCAGGAGTGGGAGGGCTGGCACTGGGACTAGAAATGGCAGGGTTCGATCCAGTCTTGCTGATCGAAGAGCTCCCGATTGCATGTGAGACGTTGCGGAAAAACCGTCCTAGTTGGGATGTTCGAGAAATGGATATCCGTGACTTCGATCCCACCGATGCGCCTCAGGTATTCGGCGTTGACCTGTTGTCCGCCGGCCTTCCCCGATTGAAAGCTACAGCAGCAAATGCGCGAGCTCGGGGAGCGGAGTCGGAGGTCGATTTAATGCGGACAACGCTCCGGCTGACATCTGAGGTTCGACCGAGGTGCGTTCTAATAGACAACGTTCCTGACCTTGTGAGTTCGAAGACATATTTTCCGCTGCGGGACTATATCCGGCACGGATTGGAAGATATGGGTTACCGGTGCAACTTCTTAATTCTTAACGCTGCTGATTTCAACCTGGCCCAGGACCGAAAACATGGATTTGTGGTGGGGCTGGACAGTGTCGCTGCTAATCGCTTCCTGCCTCCGCTTCCTGCATCCAACCCTCGCACGACAGTTGGGGAAGTCCTGGCCGAGTCTATGCGATCAAGTGGCTGGCCGGACGCGGACAGCTGGGCTCATCAGGCGCGGATCCTTGCGCCGACGATCGTAGGTGGTTCGTGGGAGCGCGGCGGCGCAGATCTTGGGCCGACTGGAACGAAACGCGCATGGGCGAGGATAGGCGTCGACGGTGGGACCGTCAGTGACGCTGTCCCGCGGAGCGATTTCGCTTGGATGCCAAGGAAGGGTCGGCAAGGAATGGTGCGCTTGACTGTCGAACAGACAGCGATTTTACAGGGGTTTCCGGATGATTGGCACGTGGCCGGGCGCAAGACCGCTCGATATCGTCAGATTGCGAACGCTGTTCCGCCGCCGCTCGCTTACGCGCTGGGGCTCTCGATCTCCTCATCGATGCGTTTCTAA
- a CDS encoding ATP-binding protein — translation MSLRLVSIEMIVKTSSHSARYFTPFAQGFNVLNAKNSWGKSTLLQGIVYALGLEGAFSASRRVPLGPAMASTIDLEGERHQVVESYVDLTIANQKGEYLRVRRYARSLDVQRNLVQVRMAREEGMLVLAKQRDMFVRERGAATRSEGFHRLLEEFIGWSLPDVPTFGDGEIPLYLEVLLPLFFVEQKFGWSGIAPRVPAYLRIKDPLRRAVEYVLGLGTLDAIRRKNLLSSELAAINVEWDEAVSKIENVSLLANLRVLLVPNKPVSVSQLQTPVVQAKIDDEWVTLPSAQERWREEIAQSTAVPVRAGGRTDESRTQLAAAEADVDRTGSVVRRLREHIEYAENDVRVIDSRIMSIQKDKERLTDIRRIQRLGGEFELPLIAEGRCPTCEQELDSREVATDLVHSIEDNIAMLDGELKALESLKVSSQQHLSGLRRELRVADESLMMSRRVVRSLRDELSGPSDAPSVVEIERRLELERQLSASVRAANVVDSTVEELSDLAQRFFELRAELEELRNAGENAADVARVEKFRESFQSQLSAYGFRSIRPTDVTIDDQSLLPVCDGFELTFDVAQSSSASDTIRTKWAYHLALLEATRAIAESRHIGVLALDEPRQQETDRADLRAFLLRLAENAQSGQILYFTSEAPEILRELLEGIPVTFLPSSGDHLLSISREHSGLAVDDESDESFFIPTVEDVASQAVIGSVPELVGDAINDAGTIVGRALAESLTDEEEATEVVEVLPDAASFIWSLVEQFEGGTDLGECSIEADVILVVKIHETESAERDDVLDSNYDNDDEDSEVYVERRFRLVFEFSVTVTGESVEDLAIDNASVL, via the coding sequence ATGAGTCTTCGTCTCGTTTCGATCGAAATGATAGTCAAAACTTCGTCGCATAGTGCCCGTTACTTCACCCCATTCGCTCAGGGGTTTAATGTTCTAAACGCGAAGAATAGCTGGGGCAAATCAACCCTACTTCAAGGCATAGTTTATGCGCTTGGCCTTGAAGGAGCATTCTCGGCTTCGCGCCGCGTGCCTCTCGGCCCAGCCATGGCAAGCACGATCGATCTTGAGGGAGAGAGGCATCAAGTAGTCGAGTCCTACGTCGACCTCACCATCGCCAATCAGAAGGGCGAGTATCTACGAGTTCGTCGATACGCTAGGTCCCTAGACGTGCAACGAAACCTAGTTCAGGTTCGAATGGCCCGTGAGGAGGGCATGCTCGTATTGGCGAAACAGCGGGACATGTTTGTACGCGAACGGGGAGCCGCCACGCGTTCGGAAGGTTTCCACCGTCTCCTCGAAGAGTTTATCGGGTGGTCACTTCCTGACGTGCCAACTTTCGGAGATGGTGAAATTCCCTTGTACCTTGAGGTGCTCTTGCCGTTGTTTTTTGTTGAACAGAAATTTGGCTGGTCGGGGATAGCCCCAAGGGTTCCTGCATATCTTCGTATCAAAGATCCCCTGAGAAGGGCGGTGGAGTATGTACTCGGCCTGGGAACTCTTGATGCAATTCGGCGAAAGAATCTACTATCGAGTGAGCTGGCGGCTATTAATGTCGAATGGGATGAGGCTGTATCAAAGATCGAGAATGTCTCCCTGCTAGCAAATCTTCGAGTACTTCTGGTTCCTAATAAGCCTGTATCAGTGTCTCAGCTTCAGACTCCGGTAGTGCAAGCAAAGATAGACGACGAGTGGGTGACCTTGCCGTCGGCACAGGAACGATGGCGCGAGGAAATCGCGCAGTCGACTGCAGTTCCCGTGCGTGCTGGCGGACGAACCGATGAGAGTCGGACACAGTTGGCGGCGGCAGAGGCCGACGTGGATAGGACCGGCTCAGTCGTGCGGCGACTGAGGGAGCATATCGAATACGCAGAAAATGATGTCAGAGTTATCGATTCCCGAATTATGTCAATTCAAAAGGACAAAGAGCGTCTCACTGATATCAGACGAATCCAGCGACTCGGCGGAGAGTTTGAGCTCCCACTGATTGCGGAGGGAAGATGTCCAACTTGCGAGCAAGAGCTTGATTCTCGGGAAGTAGCTACTGATCTCGTCCATTCAATAGAAGACAACATTGCAATGCTCGACGGTGAACTCAAGGCACTTGAAAGTTTGAAGGTGTCCTCACAGCAGCACTTAAGTGGTCTGCGTCGCGAACTGCGTGTCGCAGACGAATCATTAATGATGTCCCGCCGAGTCGTTAGGTCGCTCCGGGACGAGTTGAGTGGACCATCTGACGCGCCAAGCGTCGTCGAAATTGAGCGCCGCCTGGAACTTGAACGACAGCTAAGCGCCTCTGTCCGGGCAGCGAATGTTGTAGATTCGACGGTCGAGGAACTCTCGGATCTCGCTCAACGATTCTTTGAGTTGCGGGCGGAGCTAGAGGAACTTCGAAACGCGGGTGAGAATGCTGCTGACGTTGCGCGTGTCGAAAAATTCCGCGAGAGTTTCCAATCACAACTATCTGCATACGGATTCAGGAGTATCCGGCCCACCGACGTTACGATCGATGACCAATCGCTCTTACCCGTGTGTGACGGATTTGAACTCACGTTCGATGTAGCCCAGAGTTCGAGTGCGTCAGACACAATCCGAACGAAGTGGGCGTATCATCTCGCTCTTCTTGAGGCGACGCGTGCGATAGCTGAAAGCCGCCATATCGGCGTACTTGCGTTGGATGAGCCTCGGCAACAAGAGACCGATCGTGCGGACCTTCGTGCGTTTCTATTGCGGCTGGCCGAGAACGCTCAATCGGGACAGATACTCTACTTCACGAGCGAGGCGCCGGAAATTCTCAGGGAATTATTGGAAGGTATTCCAGTAACCTTTCTCCCGAGTAGCGGGGATCATCTGCTATCTATTTCAAGAGAACACAGCGGGCTTGCGGTGGATGACGAAAGTGACGAGAGCTTTTTTATCCCCACCGTGGAAGATGTCGCAAGTCAGGCGGTTATTGGTTCCGTTCCGGAACTCGTAGGCGATGCCATCAACGACGCAGGCACCATCGTCGGGCGCGCTCTGGCTGAGTCTCTTACAGATGAGGAGGAAGCGACAGAAGTTGTCGAGGTTCTGCCGGACGCGGCTTCATTTATATGGAGTCTTGTCGAGCAGTTCGAAGGTGGTACCGATTTGGGTGAATGTTCGATCGAGGCGGACGTCATTCTTGTGGTAAAGATCCATGAGACGGAGAGCGCTGAACGCGATGACGTCCTCGACAGCAACTACGACAATGACGATGAAGATTCAGAAGTTTATGTTGAGCGCCGGTTTCGTCTCGTTTTCGAGTTCAGCGTCACCGTGACCGGTGAGTCAGTCGAAGATCTGGCGATCGACAACGCGTCTGTTCTCTAA
- a CDS encoding NINE protein, with protein MTELPYSYKTKLSAGLLSILFGYFGAGRFDIGHTRLGFAMLT; from the coding sequence GTGACTGAATTGCCCTACTCATACAAGACGAAGCTTTCTGCCGGGCTGCTCAGTATTCTTTTCGGATACTTCGGTGCCGGGCGCTTCGACATCGGCCACACGAGGCTGGGGTTCGCGATGCTGACGTGA